A genomic region of Coraliomargarita sinensis contains the following coding sequences:
- the miaB gene encoding tRNA (N6-isopentenyl adenosine(37)-C2)-methylthiotransferase MiaB — protein sequence MNRVYIKTYGCQMNERDSEAVAAMLRGKGYSMVENESEADVILLNTCSVRDQAEQKAIGKAGHVTARKRKNPNLIVGIMGCMAQNRGDELIDRLPDLDLVVGTQKFHRVPEHLDAMIATMQGQGPRPESIVDLEEEAGSQNTIRSHVEDKRQVSAFVSIMQGCNMKCSYCIVPKTRGEERGRPMESILEEVRELAAKGTREVTLLGQIVNQYGVREFPFVEKKSPFVQLLEQVNEIDGIERIRFTSPHPVGFRKDLIDCYARLPKLCEYIHFPMQSGSNRILKAMRRPYTIEKFRSIIEQLREVRPDIYISTDIIVGFPGETEEDFELTRKHFEEIGFDMAYLFKYSVRPGTTAEPLGDPVATEVKEERNQKLLDILGKRSLTRNESLVGHIEEVLLEGPAKRGEGMFMGRTRGHRKVIVPASERLVGELVPVRINSATASTLMGELMLEGVEPAPTAYANSI from the coding sequence ATGAACCGGGTTTACATAAAGACTTACGGGTGCCAGATGAACGAACGGGACTCCGAAGCCGTCGCGGCAATGCTGCGCGGCAAGGGCTACTCTATGGTCGAAAACGAGAGCGAGGCCGATGTCATCCTGCTCAATACCTGCAGTGTGCGCGACCAGGCCGAACAAAAAGCGATCGGTAAAGCCGGACACGTCACCGCACGGAAGAGAAAGAACCCGAACCTGATCGTGGGGATTATGGGCTGTATGGCCCAGAACCGGGGCGACGAGTTGATCGACCGACTACCGGACCTCGATCTGGTGGTGGGCACGCAGAAATTTCACCGTGTTCCGGAGCACCTCGATGCCATGATCGCCACCATGCAGGGGCAAGGGCCACGCCCTGAAAGCATTGTCGACCTGGAGGAAGAGGCGGGCTCGCAAAATACCATTCGCTCGCACGTGGAAGATAAGCGGCAGGTTTCGGCCTTTGTCAGCATCATGCAGGGCTGTAACATGAAGTGTTCCTATTGTATCGTGCCGAAGACCCGCGGCGAAGAACGCGGACGTCCCATGGAATCGATTCTCGAAGAAGTGCGCGAGTTGGCCGCGAAAGGCACGCGTGAAGTCACCCTGCTCGGGCAAATCGTCAACCAATACGGCGTGCGCGAGTTTCCTTTTGTCGAAAAGAAAAGCCCCTTCGTGCAGTTGCTGGAGCAGGTCAACGAAATCGACGGGATCGAGCGTATCCGCTTTACCAGCCCCCATCCTGTCGGCTTCCGGAAGGACCTGATCGATTGTTACGCCCGTCTCCCCAAGCTTTGCGAGTACATCCACTTCCCCATGCAAAGCGGGAGTAACCGCATTCTGAAGGCCATGCGCCGCCCCTACACGATCGAGAAGTTCCGCAGCATTATCGAACAGCTGCGCGAAGTACGGCCTGATATCTATATTTCCACCGATATCATCGTCGGTTTCCCCGGCGAAACGGAAGAGGATTTTGAACTCACCCGAAAGCATTTCGAAGAAATCGGCTTTGATATGGCCTATCTCTTCAAATATAGCGTGCGACCGGGCACCACGGCCGAGCCGCTGGGCGACCCCGTGGCCACTGAAGTGAAAGAGGAAAGAAATCAAAAATTACTCGATATTCTGGGCAAGCGCTCACTGACCCGAAACGAATCGCTGGTCGGTCACATTGAAGAGGTCCTGCTGGAAGGTCCGGCCAAACGCGGTGAAGGAATGTTCATGGGCCGCACACGCGGCCACCGAAAAGTGATCGTGCCGGCGAGTGAACGCCTGGTGGGTGAACTTGTTCCGGTCCGGATCAATAGTGCCACCGCCAGTACGCTGATGGGTGAGCTCATGCTGGAAGGTGTCGAACCTGCCCCGACCGCTTACGCTAATTCGATTTAA
- the hspQ gene encoding heat shock protein HspQ produces MLIAFTDLEGNARVTLRFEPGDLVHHRLYGYRGVVVSHDPYCMAGETWYQSNKTQPVKEQPWYHVLVHDSGGLSTYVAQSNLEPDESGVPINHPRIGCYFAAFKDGRYILNDHHSGSCSI; encoded by the coding sequence GTGCTCATCGCTTTTACAGATTTGGAAGGCAACGCGCGTGTGACGCTTCGTTTTGAACCGGGTGACCTTGTGCATCATCGACTCTATGGTTACCGCGGTGTTGTGGTGTCGCACGACCCTTACTGCATGGCAGGAGAGACCTGGTACCAGTCGAACAAAACCCAGCCTGTCAAAGAACAGCCCTGGTATCACGTTTTGGTCCATGACAGCGGCGGTTTGAGCACCTACGTCGCACAGTCCAATCTCGAACCCGATGAAAGCGGCGTGCCCATAAATCACCCGCGCATAGGGTGCTATTTTGCCGCTTTCAAGGATGGTCGTTACATTTTAAACGATCATCACTCCGGCAGTTGTTCCATTTAA
- the ispH gene encoding 4-hydroxy-3-methylbut-2-enyl diphosphate reductase: protein MSQLRTDLIFDHQHRLLVDSPDGEATRLMGVDLPEEAFTEWLSDGDHLIRVAEMDGPVDGKGEFKALEDLLSANCEAELSSLLERIEPHVHELPYLGQGENEYIYRFRTARERNQSVYIDDQSEALYQSKLCAAIKAARRTKEKKSGEPAELDFGAVRYVIPSHFGFCLGVQNAIERAYETVAANPGKRVFMLSELIHNPYVNEDLLARGLRYLQTDKGLPLRADGSPANGADDPDALWNKVSGDDLVIIPAFGATNEDKARLVKRGVSIRENDATCMLVEKVWKAARRYAEEGFTVLIHGKSEHEETKATFSNASSYGPALMLRNLAHAEKLAAVLRTSGAERRELFENAFAGLYSRGFDPEVDLDRIAVVNQTTLLRNETLRIIDYLRGVIVEQYGEDHASEHIWSKGKGDTLCYATQVNQDALQKAVEMPVDIALVVGGKNSSNTFQLYRVCEERFGKRAHYIQSEKNILSHDRIRHYVFPYNLDKLPEKSEEERPFLSQAGAPPRILLTGGASCPDGIIQQVIHRINSFYPSDALRPVEEILEAFPPES, encoded by the coding sequence ATGAGTCAGCTTAGAACAGACCTAATTTTCGATCACCAGCACCGTTTGCTGGTGGATTCTCCCGACGGCGAAGCCACCCGGCTTATGGGGGTGGATCTACCCGAGGAGGCTTTCACGGAATGGTTGTCCGATGGAGATCACCTGATCCGTGTCGCTGAGATGGATGGCCCCGTCGACGGGAAGGGGGAATTTAAGGCTCTGGAAGATCTCTTATCCGCAAACTGTGAGGCGGAACTTTCCTCCCTGCTTGAGCGGATCGAACCGCATGTGCACGAGTTACCTTATCTCGGGCAGGGTGAGAACGAATACATTTACCGCTTCCGGACCGCCAGGGAGCGCAACCAGTCGGTCTACATCGATGATCAGTCGGAGGCGCTCTACCAGAGTAAGCTTTGTGCCGCAATCAAAGCGGCGCGGCGGACCAAAGAGAAAAAATCCGGCGAGCCCGCCGAACTGGACTTTGGTGCGGTGCGCTACGTTATTCCCAGTCATTTCGGGTTTTGCCTCGGTGTGCAGAATGCGATTGAGCGCGCTTACGAAACGGTGGCGGCAAACCCCGGAAAGCGGGTTTTCATGCTCAGCGAGCTGATCCACAATCCCTATGTGAACGAGGATCTGCTGGCCCGCGGTCTTCGTTACCTGCAGACGGATAAAGGGCTTCCGCTGCGGGCAGACGGTAGTCCGGCCAACGGTGCCGACGATCCCGATGCGCTGTGGAACAAGGTTTCGGGTGACGATTTAGTCATCATACCCGCTTTTGGGGCGACGAATGAGGACAAGGCCAGGCTGGTGAAACGCGGCGTATCGATCCGTGAAAATGACGCGACCTGCATGCTGGTGGAGAAAGTCTGGAAGGCAGCCCGTCGGTATGCCGAAGAAGGCTTTACCGTCTTGATTCACGGCAAGTCCGAACATGAGGAGACCAAGGCGACTTTTTCCAATGCCTCCAGCTACGGTCCTGCCCTGATGTTGCGAAATCTGGCCCATGCGGAAAAATTGGCAGCGGTTTTGAGAACCAGCGGGGCGGAACGGCGTGAATTATTCGAAAATGCTTTTGCCGGTCTCTACTCCCGTGGATTCGATCCGGAGGTCGATCTCGACCGTATTGCAGTGGTCAACCAGACCACCTTGTTGCGCAATGAAACCCTGCGCATTATCGATTATCTACGCGGCGTTATCGTCGAGCAATACGGCGAGGATCATGCCAGCGAGCATATCTGGTCGAAAGGTAAGGGCGATACACTCTGCTACGCCACACAAGTGAACCAGGATGCGCTGCAAAAAGCGGTCGAAATGCCTGTGGATATCGCGCTGGTCGTCGGCGGAAAAAACAGCTCCAACACTTTCCAACTCTACCGCGTCTGCGAAGAACGCTTCGGTAAACGGGCGCATTACATCCAGTCGGAAAAAAACATCCTCTCGCACGACCGGATCCGGCATTATGTCTTTCCCTACAACCTCGATAAATTGCCGGAAAAATCGGAAGAGGAACGCCCGTTCTTGAGTCAGGCCGGAGCGCCGCCCCGTATTTTACTGACTGGAGGCGCGTCCTGCCCGGACGGGATCATCCAGCAGGTGATCCACAGGATCAACAGCTTCTACCCAAGTGATGCCTTGAGGCCTGTTGAGGAAATTTTGGAGGCTTTTCCTCCGGAGAGTTGA
- a CDS encoding type II toxin-antitoxin system RelE family toxin — protein MFQVNFSEQSMHELNQLDTRSQMMLVEVVSTLTQHQLDHPSEELGRFHRGGKTLYRVRAGEFRIYFEQDGDALYAHYILHKNTLSDFIFRSRLPVSEEFLAEQHDSFWKYLESLREKDTTED, from the coding sequence ATGTTCCAAGTCAATTTCAGCGAGCAAAGCATGCATGAGCTCAACCAGCTCGACACCCGATCACAAATGATGCTGGTCGAGGTGGTGAGCACCTTGACGCAGCATCAGTTGGACCATCCGAGCGAGGAGCTCGGCCGGTTCCACCGCGGGGGGAAAACCCTCTACCGGGTCCGGGCGGGAGAGTTTCGGATTTATTTCGAACAGGATGGCGATGCACTTTATGCCCACTACATCCTGCATAAAAATACGCTGAGCGACTTCATCTTCCGGTCGCGGCTTCCGGTTTCCGAAGAATTTCTCGCCGAGCAGCACGACTCCTTTTGGAAGTATCTCGAATCGCTCCGCGAAAAAGATACCACGGAAGACTAG
- the pssA gene encoding CDP-diacylglycerol--serine O-phosphatidyltransferase: MTEPTDKEHNPHQYADSGEASHIYLLPNSLTAGNLFFGFLAILKCIQANYETDQTVVSEYYTHAVWFILFGVICDALDGRVARLGGRESLFGKEFDSIADVISFGLAPALMMIFLVLTPTVETYPVFLQISWLIGFVYLLCAGVRLARFNVLTHPMLPPAEQLKGTKDFLGLPVPAAAGMIASLVLVITSLETPTFDSRSLALVIPPFMLAIAYLMVSNIPYPSFKDIDWQTQTKFRSFICLVLGVGTAFFFKEFFFAIIFFAYIVYGPARHLFRIYRARKRLSRSSESSGE, translated from the coding sequence ATGACAGAACCGACCGATAAAGAGCACAACCCGCATCAATACGCCGATTCGGGCGAGGCCAGCCACATCTATCTTCTACCGAACAGTCTGACTGCCGGTAATCTGTTTTTTGGTTTTCTGGCGATTCTGAAGTGCATTCAGGCGAATTATGAGACCGACCAGACCGTCGTTTCGGAATATTACACCCACGCCGTCTGGTTTATTCTTTTCGGTGTGATTTGTGACGCGCTGGACGGACGTGTGGCCCGGCTGGGGGGAAGGGAGTCCCTGTTTGGTAAGGAGTTCGACTCCATCGCGGATGTGATTTCCTTCGGCCTGGCACCGGCCCTGATGATGATTTTCCTCGTACTGACGCCGACGGTGGAAACTTATCCGGTCTTTCTACAGATCAGCTGGTTGATCGGTTTTGTTTATCTGCTTTGCGCCGGCGTCCGGCTGGCACGATTCAATGTGCTCACCCACCCGATGCTCCCCCCGGCGGAACAACTCAAGGGGACCAAGGATTTTCTCGGGCTACCCGTGCCCGCGGCTGCCGGGATGATTGCCTCATTGGTGCTCGTCATCACCAGTTTGGAAACACCCACCTTCGATTCGCGTAGTCTGGCTCTGGTCATTCCCCCCTTCATGCTGGCCATCGCCTACCTCATGGTCAGCAACATCCCTTACCCGAGTTTCAAAGACATCGACTGGCAGACACAAACGAAGTTTCGCAGCTTCATCTGTTTGGTCCTGGGTGTCGGCACCGCCTTCTTCTTTAAAGAGTTCTTTTTCGCCATCATCTTTTTCGCTTACATTGTTTACGGTCCGGCACGGCATCTTTTCCGGATCTATCGTGCCCGAAAACGGCTGTCACGCAGCTCGGAAAGTTCCGGTGAATAA
- the dnaN gene encoding DNA polymerase III subunit beta — translation MKFQINQDHFSNGLQQVLNVVATRSTMPILSNVLIEASEGHISLTTTNLDLGIRCRIKAEVSDAGSITLPVRKLATIVRELPQSDVFVESGDNNQTKITSGGSHFKIMGISAEEFPPLPSFENRKVFELSQEEIVSMLKSVSYAQSTDENRYILNGVYFNFADEKLTLVATDGRRLGLTALETEISEDNAGSLILPAKTVAELERLLGKGEKVKVAFNDRQAAFEIAIDDTGDSGLTDHLYLVSKVVEGNYPNYRQVIPKETEHRVKIERELMLECVHRAALVTSEKNNSVKLKVSKNLLEISGSSSEYGESHESMAIAYDGPEVQVAFNPQFLMEPLKALTKDEVFFEFKDELSPGLFKTLDNFICVIMPLRLN, via the coding sequence ATGAAATTTCAGATCAACCAGGATCACTTTAGTAACGGCCTCCAACAGGTTCTCAACGTCGTCGCCACCCGCTCCACCATGCCGATCCTCAGCAACGTGCTGATCGAGGCATCCGAAGGGCACATTTCGCTGACCACCACCAACCTCGATCTGGGCATCCGCTGCCGCATCAAGGCCGAAGTCAGCGATGCGGGCAGCATCACCCTACCCGTCCGCAAGCTCGCCACCATCGTTCGGGAGTTGCCCCAATCCGACGTCTTCGTCGAATCCGGCGACAACAACCAGACCAAGATCACTTCCGGCGGTTCGCACTTCAAAATCATGGGCATCAGCGCCGAGGAGTTTCCTCCGCTGCCGAGCTTCGAGAACCGCAAGGTCTTTGAGCTCTCCCAGGAGGAAATCGTCAGCATGCTGAAGAGTGTTTCCTACGCCCAGTCCACGGATGAGAACCGCTACATCCTGAACGGGGTTTATTTCAATTTTGCGGACGAAAAGCTGACACTGGTGGCCACCGACGGCCGTCGTCTTGGTCTGACCGCCCTGGAAACCGAAATCAGCGAGGACAACGCGGGCAGCCTCATCCTTCCGGCCAAAACCGTCGCCGAGCTCGAGCGCCTGCTCGGGAAGGGTGAGAAGGTGAAGGTGGCCTTTAACGACCGTCAGGCCGCATTTGAAATTGCCATCGATGACACGGGCGATTCCGGGCTCACCGATCATCTCTACCTCGTCTCCAAGGTCGTGGAGGGCAATTACCCGAACTACCGTCAGGTGATTCCCAAGGAGACCGAGCACCGCGTGAAAATCGAGCGTGAGCTCATGCTCGAGTGCGTGCACCGTGCTGCGTTGGTGACTTCGGAAAAGAACAATTCGGTCAAGCTCAAGGTCAGCAAAAACCTTTTGGAAATCTCCGGTTCCTCCAGCGAATACGGTGAATCCCACGAGTCGATGGCGATCGCTTACGACGGCCCGGAAGTACAGGTTGCCTTCAATCCGCAGTTTCTGATGGAGCCGCTTAAGGCGCTAACCAAGGACGAAGTCTTCTTTGAGTTCAAGGACGAGCTCAGCCCGGGTCTATTCAAGACGCTGGATAACTTCATCTGTGTGATCATGCCGTTGCGGCTGAACTAG
- a CDS encoding DUF817 domain-containing protein: MGIPWAEELLLFGLKQAWACVFGAALLVGIIGTKFWYPDIGLHRYDFLFCYAVSIQLLLLIFRLESLREVGVIFLFHLMATAMELFKTHDAIGSWSYPGEAFVRIGNVPLFAGFMYSAVGSYLARVWRGFEFKFENFPSLWVAGLLAGLSYINFFTHHFVPDIRWFLIAGILLAFARTQVLFRPDKMHRRMPLLFGFALVSLFIWIAENLGTYAKAWIYPHQANGWQWIGVEKWTAWFLLMQLSFVLIYALRCFEAWLEKEGKLTAVQTSGPKD, encoded by the coding sequence TTGGGAATCCCCTGGGCTGAAGAGCTGCTGCTCTTCGGGTTGAAGCAGGCTTGGGCCTGTGTCTTCGGTGCGGCACTTCTGGTCGGTATCATCGGCACAAAGTTTTGGTACCCGGACATCGGCCTACACCGCTATGATTTTCTCTTTTGTTATGCGGTATCGATTCAGCTGCTGCTGCTCATCTTTCGTTTGGAGAGTTTGAGAGAGGTCGGCGTGATCTTTTTATTTCATCTCATGGCTACGGCCATGGAGCTTTTTAAAACGCACGATGCCATCGGCAGTTGGTCCTACCCCGGCGAAGCTTTTGTCCGAATCGGCAATGTACCCCTTTTTGCCGGGTTTATGTATTCGGCAGTGGGCAGCTATCTGGCGCGGGTTTGGCGGGGTTTCGAGTTCAAATTTGAGAATTTCCCGTCCTTGTGGGTGGCCGGCCTGCTGGCCGGTCTTTCTTATATTAATTTCTTTACCCACCACTTTGTCCCCGATATCCGCTGGTTCCTGATTGCGGGGATTCTTTTGGCTTTCGCACGGACGCAGGTGCTTTTCCGGCCGGATAAGATGCACCGGCGCATGCCCCTGCTGTTTGGTTTCGCTCTGGTTTCGCTTTTTATCTGGATTGCGGAAAATCTGGGGACATACGCGAAAGCCTGGATCTATCCGCATCAAGCGAATGGTTGGCAGTGGATCGGAGTCGAAAAATGGACCGCATGGTTTTTGCTCATGCAGCTCAGCTTCGTGCTCATCTATGCCTTGCGCTGTTTTGAAGCCTGGCTGGAGAAAGAGGGCAAGTTGACTGCGGTTCAAACATCCGGCCCGAAGGATTAA
- a CDS encoding Gfo/Idh/MocA family protein, whose translation MNDPIHINRRSFLKSSATAGLTLGMPTILKSNPLKTASDEIRIGLIGCGAQQEVLYDTMKNIPGIRFVAACDIMMEGRLKKMVGRIRSAFGYRINHYSDAETMLEKEGKHMDAVFVATPDFWHAPHTVMALEAGCHVYCEKMMSDTLEGARSMVAAMDRTGQLCQIGHQRRSNPRYLYVLNELIRKQQICGQIVNVNGQWNRSLGSSSEKTYPEKNIHHLPDAATLRQYGFNRNISRLLDETELRKRFLNWRFYKALSGGPISDLGAHQIDIFNWFLDARPKSVQASGGRSYFDDREHFDNVMCLFDYDTPQGNARAFYQVLTTTSAGGGYYESFMGTQGTINISEREAYTKIYKESWVPSAEWRRLVDKGFLKKVSAGRPSGSPDAIASYESAPPDEYAIPGGIGLNSPYHHHIQNFFQAIRGQAKLNCDACHALESEAPIYWVNQAAETNETITFTDEHLRT comes from the coding sequence ATGAACGACCCCATCCACATCAATCGCAGGAGCTTCCTGAAGAGCTCTGCCACGGCCGGGCTCACACTGGGTATGCCGACCATCCTCAAATCCAATCCCCTCAAAACAGCGTCCGACGAGATACGCATTGGTTTAATCGGCTGTGGCGCGCAGCAAGAGGTCCTCTACGATACCATGAAAAACATACCGGGCATCCGTTTTGTCGCCGCCTGTGATATCATGATGGAGGGACGGTTGAAAAAGATGGTTGGCCGTATCCGCAGTGCCTTCGGTTATCGTATTAATCACTACTCGGACGCCGAGACCATGCTGGAAAAGGAGGGCAAGCATATGGACGCTGTCTTTGTTGCCACACCCGACTTCTGGCATGCGCCTCACACTGTCATGGCGCTGGAGGCCGGCTGCCATGTCTATTGTGAAAAGATGATGTCCGATACCCTTGAGGGTGCCCGCAGCATGGTAGCCGCAATGGATCGGACCGGTCAACTCTGCCAGATTGGTCACCAACGGAGGAGCAATCCCCGCTATCTTTACGTGCTTAACGAACTCATCCGGAAGCAACAGATTTGCGGGCAGATCGTGAATGTCAACGGGCAGTGGAATCGTTCTCTGGGATCGTCCAGCGAGAAGACCTATCCTGAGAAGAACATCCACCACTTACCCGATGCGGCCACCCTGCGCCAATACGGCTTCAACCGGAACATCAGTCGCCTACTGGATGAGACTGAGCTCCGTAAACGCTTCTTGAATTGGCGTTTCTACAAGGCTCTTTCCGGAGGACCCATTTCCGACCTCGGGGCACACCAGATCGACATCTTCAACTGGTTTCTGGATGCCAGACCCAAGTCGGTCCAGGCATCGGGAGGCCGCAGCTACTTCGATGATCGCGAGCATTTTGATAACGTGATGTGTCTGTTCGACTACGACACCCCGCAAGGCAACGCCCGAGCCTTCTACCAGGTGCTAACCACGACGAGTGCCGGTGGGGGGTACTACGAGTCGTTTATGGGCACTCAAGGAACGATTAACATCTCCGAGCGTGAGGCTTATACGAAGATCTACAAAGAATCCTGGGTGCCTTCGGCAGAGTGGAGGCGACTGGTGGACAAGGGCTTTTTGAAAAAAGTATCCGCAGGTCGACCTTCGGGCAGTCCGGATGCGATAGCTTCCTACGAGTCTGCTCCACCCGACGAATACGCCATTCCCGGCGGGATCGGGCTGAATTCCCCGTACCATCACCATATCCAAAACTTCTTCCAGGCGATCCGGGGCCAAGCGAAACTGAACTGCGACGCATGCCATGCCCTGGAGTCCGAGGCCCCGATTTACTGGGTCAATCAAGCCGCGGAAACGAACGAGACAATCACCTTCACCGATGAACACCTACGCACCTGA
- a CDS encoding response regulator — protein sequence MQQVIRVLTIEDNTAYRQSLQDTIEAAPDMVLAGSFGRGEDAVEALKEDCSSLRPRVILLDLHLPGRDGISFIPVIKQLVPHAEIIVLTQDDNYLKTLEAIRLGVSGYLLKTVSINEIWNAIREVEQGGNVIDPRLSRLVLNVLTSGEAPDDNPLSERERQVLEQLAMGYAKKEIADNLQLSFHTVNRYSENLYKKLQVSNVAAAVATAIRKGLI from the coding sequence GTGCAACAGGTTATCCGAGTCCTTACGATCGAAGACAATACCGCCTACCGGCAGTCGCTGCAGGATACGATTGAAGCCGCGCCCGATATGGTTCTGGCCGGTAGCTTCGGACGTGGCGAAGATGCCGTCGAAGCCCTCAAAGAAGACTGCAGTTCACTGCGCCCACGAGTCATTCTTCTCGACCTTCATCTACCGGGACGTGATGGCATCAGTTTTATCCCGGTCATCAAACAACTGGTGCCTCATGCCGAAATTATCGTGCTCACGCAGGATGACAACTACCTCAAGACTCTCGAAGCCATTCGACTCGGCGTGTCCGGCTACCTTCTGAAAACAGTTTCCATCAATGAAATTTGGAACGCGATCCGTGAAGTGGAGCAGGGCGGTAACGTGATTGATCCGAGACTGTCACGGCTCGTGCTGAATGTTTTGACATCCGGTGAAGCCCCCGACGATAACCCGCTTAGCGAACGGGAGCGACAGGTGCTGGAACAACTTGCCATGGGCTATGCCAAAAAAGAGATCGCTGACAATCTACAGCTGAGCTTCCACACAGTAAACCGCTACTCCGAAAATCTGTATAAGAAACTTCAGGTCAGTAACGTAGCCGCAGCCGTCGCGACAGCCATTCGCAAAGGTCTGATCTAG